The genomic window GCCGGCATCCGCCTGGCCAACCCGGTGCTGGTGGCTTCCGGCACCTTCGGATACGGGCGGGAAATGGTGCGCTGGTTTGACCTGCGCCGGGTAGGGGGCATCATCACCAAGGGTACCACCCTGGCCCCGCGGGCGGGGAATCCGCCGCCCCGCATCGCCGAGACTCCGGCCGGTCTGCTTAACTCCATCGGCCTGGAGAATCCGGGCGTCGACGCGGTGGTGAGGGAGGAAATCCCCTTTTTGCGCGAGTTCGGGATTCCCGTCATTGTTAACATAGCCGGTGAGACGGTGGAGGAGTATGCTGCGCTGGCGGCAAAACTGGACAGAGTGGAAGGCGTAGCGGGCCTCGAGGTGAACGTCTCCTGCCCCAACGTGCGCGCCGGGGGCATGGCCTTTGGCACGGATCCCCTTGCCACTGCTGCCGTGGTGCGAGCCGTGCGGAACGCCACCTCGCTGCCCGTAATGGTGAAGCTGACGCCCAACGTGACGGACATCGTGGCCATCGCCCGGGCGGCGCAGGAAGCGGGTGCTGACGCGATTTCGCTCATCAACACTCTGAAGGGACTGGCCATAGACGTGCGCGGGCACCGTCCGCTGCTGGGCGCCGTTACCGGGGGGTTGTCGGGACCCGCCATCAAGCCTGTTGCCTTGCGCATGGTGTGGGAGGTAGCGGGGGCGATCGACGTTCCCATCCTGGGTTGCGGGGGCATCATGACGGGTCTGGATGCAGTGGAATTCCTCATGGCCGGCGCAAGTGCGGTGGCAGTTGGCAGTGCTACCCTGGTTGATCCACTGGCCGCGCCCCGCATAGTGG from Bacillota bacterium includes these protein-coding regions:
- a CDS encoding dihydroorotate dehydrogenase — encoded protein: MTPRGGADLEVNLAGIRLANPVLVASGTFGYGREMVRWFDLRRVGGIITKGTTLAPRAGNPPPRIAETPAGLLNSIGLENPGVDAVVREEIPFLREFGIPVIVNIAGETVEEYAALAAKLDRVEGVAGLEVNVSCPNVRAGGMAFGTDPLATAAVVRAVRNATSLPVMVKLTPNVTDIVAIARAAQEAGADAISLINTLKGLAIDVRGHRPLLGAVTGGLSGPAIKPVALRMVWEVAGAIDVPILGCGGIMTGLDAVEFLMAGASAVAVGSATLVDPLAAPRIVEEIAAYLEEEGFARVGDLVGLARRTLAGGGENS